In Carassius auratus strain Wakin chromosome 46, ASM336829v1, whole genome shotgun sequence, the following proteins share a genomic window:
- the LOC113063916 gene encoding ubiquitin-associated protein 1-like, whose amino-acid sequence MAARKSGSDIHNNGPVSYLDEVPFKLNDKFRCPSKVGLPIGFCLSDCNSVLSDLQYDFSLERRSVQWGEELAKARAAEARAAEAARTDSENERQAAGQDADLGLVGGKKARPSDEQDLLPPALNPVLAGLRHNAILMPLPAPSFGQMRPAPSNPAPQSLNLADFEREEDPFDKLELKTLDDKEELRNILQSQPQSSVSPPQLPPEEHRPTSPSNTPPLQAKVGIFHKPNGLVGLLDLDRGGVVGTPCGQIDADRPCNIRSLTFPKLSDPVDSSLEPPLSSYPAGQHHNLSNGTPPSLQRTGSKTNMTLPQEQPVFPQNGTQKQSNPITPTNHSPAATILHGLSPSERQCAETIVGMGYSYEGVLKAMQRQGQNVEQVLEYLFTHSRLCDRGFDATAVEECLEMYQGSEEKALEFLQLMSRFGEMGFERDTIKEVLLVHNNDQDKALEDLMARAAAS is encoded by the exons ATGGCTGCGAGGAAATCTGGATCAGATATCCACAACAACG GACCCGTCAGCTATCTTGATGAAGTTCCCTTCAAGCTCAATGATAAATTCCGCTGTCCTTCAAAAGTGGGTCTTCCCATTGGCTTCTGCTTGTCTGATTGTAATTCCGTTCTTTCGGATCTGCAA TATGACTTTAGTCTAGAGAGGCGAAGCGTTCAGTGGGGGGAAGAACTCGCCAAAGCGCGAGCCGCGGAGGCTCGAGCAGCGGAAGCCGCCCGGACGGACTCTGAAAACGAAAGGCAGGCTGCTGGTCAGGATGCAGACCTTGGATTGGTTGGCGGGAAGAAGGCACGCCCCTCTGATGAGCAGGACCTTCTCCCACCAGCATTGAACCCAGTTTTAGCTGGCCTACGGCATAATGCAATCCTTATGCCTCTCCCAGCCCCATCTTTTGGACAAATGCGACCAGCACCAAGCAACCCGGCCCCACAGAGTCTGAACCTAGCTGACTTTGAGCGAGAGGAGGACCCTTTTGACAAACTTGAGCTTAAAACATTGGACGACAAAGAGGAGTTACGGAATATCCTGCAGAGCCAACCGCAGTCCTCAGTTTCACCTCCCCAGCTTCCTCCAGAAGAACATCGCCCCACTTCTCCCAGTAATACGCCACCTCTTCAGGCCAAAGTAGGAATCTTCCATAAACCCAATGGTTTGGTTGGACTGCTGGACTTAGACAGGGGTGGGGTTGTGGGGACCCCCTGTGGACAGATTGACGCCGACCGCCCTTGTAACATTCGTTCACTGACTTTCCCCAAGCTTTCAGACCCAGTAGACTCTTCCTTGGAACCGCCTCTCAGCAGTTACCCAGCAGGCCAACATCACAACCTATCCAATGGCACGCCACCATCCCTGCAGAGAACAGGGTCAAAAACCAACATGACACTCCCACAAGAGCAACCTGTCTTCCCTCAGAATGGGACTCAGAAGCAG TCAAACCCCATCACACCGACTAATCATTCTCCTGCTGCCACGATCCTACATGGCCTCTCTCCCAGCGAACGACAGTGTGCGGAGACAATTGTGGGCATGGGTTATTCCTATGAGGGTGTTCTTAAAGCCATGCAGAGACAAGGACAGAATGTGGAGCAG GTGCTGGAATACCTGTTTACTCACAGTCGACTGTGCGATCGAGGTTTTGATGCGACTGCTGTGGAGGAGTGCTTGGAGATGTACCAGGGCTCAGAGGAAAAG GCTTTGGAGTTTCTGCAGCTGATGTCTCGGTTTGGGGAAATGGGCTTTGAGAGGGACACTATCAAAGAGGTACTGCTCGTGCACAATAATGACCAGGACAAGGCGCTGGAGGATCTGATGGCCCGAGCAGCTGCGAGCTGA
- the LOC113063917 gene encoding ubiquitin-conjugating enzyme E2 R2-like — MAHQQMPSSQKALMLELKSLQEEPVEGFRITLVEESDLYNWEVAIFGPPNTLYEGGYFKAHIKFPIDYPYSPPTFRFLTKMWHPNIYENGDVCISILHPPVDDPQSGELPSERWNPTQNVRTILLSVISLLNEPNTFSPANVDASVMFRKWRDSKGKDKEYAEIIRKQVISTKADAERDGVKVPTTLAEYCIQTKVPSHDSSSDLLYDDLYDDDIEEEEDDEDEAEASGIGSEMAGDCFGDEDDSGNEES; from the exons ATGGCACACCAGCAGATGCCGAGCTCTCAGAAGGCTCTGATGCTGGAGCTGAAATCCCTGCAGGAGGAGCCAGTGGAAGGTTTCCGCATCACACTAGTGGAAGAGTCTGACCTTTACAACTGGGAAGTGGCCATCTTTGGCCCTCCAAACACACTTTATGAAGGGGGCTACTTCAAG GCCCATATAAAATTTCCTATCGACTACCCCTATTCTCCTCCGACCTTCCGATTCCTCACCAAGATGTGGCATCCAAACATCTATGAG AATGGCGACGTGTGTATTTCGATTCTCCATCCTCCTGTGGATGACCCTCAGAGTGGAGAGCTGCCCTCAGAGCGATGGAACCCCACACAGAATGTCAG AACAATCCTGCTGAGCGTGATCTCGCTGCTTAATGAACCCAACACCTTTTCTCCTGCAAATGTGGACGCCTCGGTCATGTTTCGCAAGTGGAGGGACAGCAAAGGCAAGGACAAGGAATACGCAGAGATTATAAG GAAGCAGGTAATATCCACGAAGGCAGATGCAGAGCGAGATGGAGTTAAAGTACCAACGACGCTAGCTGAGTACTGCATCCAGACCAAAGTGCCTTCTCATGACAGTAGCTCTGATCTGCTCTATGACGATCTATATGACGATGAcatagaggaggaggaggatgatgaagacgAGGCAGAGGCCAGTGGGATTGGCAGTGAAATGGCCGGGGACTGTTTTGGTGACGAAGATGACTCCGGCAATGAGGAATCTTGA